Below is a window of Ananas comosus cultivar F153 linkage group 9, ASM154086v1, whole genome shotgun sequence DNA.
taacttgatacactttaaactataaggtactaaaataaaaaattatgaaaccacgtgggggttttttgaagttttccctttaatttgtaaaatagtagaggatagtgaaaaaaataataattgaatttgatataaaatatagggtaaacttcaaataccatccccgtggtttcgcactctcccactttagtatcctgtggtctaaagtgtatcaatttagtaccttgtggttttatttttttctttttgtcagattttttttcgttaaatgagtgacaaagttaaaactaaaaggtattaaagtgaatattcgatagacctaaatgggtatctgaagtttttttgtatataatttaacgaaatgttaatggaggagctgacgaaaagaggaAAATAAACCCACAAGGTATtgaattgatacactttaaaccacatggtactaaagtgagaaagtgcgaaattacagtggtggtatttgaagttaatcctaaaatataagttaataagagtaatttgttataaaataatttattgtaaaagtagtttataaatattataatatttaataaaaattattataaactacgacttaataaaaataattttttataaaaataaatttttttcagagtctacttaaacttaaatttaataaaaaaatttattaaaatatttaaatataattattataataatttattataatcattaaaggtaaataatatgtattaatctACTGCAATGaacaattttataataaaaataatttattatactatataagatattactctatatagagtagttttaattcaatttataatcttaattaaatttagaattaaatctTGGAGGTGGAATAGTATATCCCAAGCTATTTCGGAAGCTATTTCGAAATAATCAAGAATAGCAAAGTTTAATCAGAATAAAATAATCGGATCGAGAATAATTTTCGTTATCTCGACTTTATCCCCCGTTCAAACGGGGCCTACAGGCGTATATCGtaggaaaaattatttgattttactaGCTAGCACATCAACTAACTACTACTGCAAAGTAACACTTTGAAGACCTCACCTATTATTCTTTGATCGGAGGTAGCTTTGATGTTGTAACCCTTGGCCAATTAAAGCACGCCTTCGTACCAAACCCCTTTCACTCCTAATAAATCTTTTTCTCTAAACATGCGTACGTACAGAGCTAGCAACAACCACCCCTTCGCTCCCACCTATCTCTTCCTACGCGCGCTGTTGAATGCAATGATCAGTTACCCTCCTCTCCTATATAATTCTTTGATCGCAATCTCTCTTCTATTACACTCCCTCTCCTATTCCTTCTTCAACATTAATTCGCAATCTCTCTTCCCACCACCAcacccccccctctctctctctaatggcTCCGGCTTGCAACACAAAAGCCGTGTGCGTCATGGACACGTCCGCTCACTTCGGTTCAACGCTCGTCGAGAGGCTCCTTCGAAGAGGATATACGGTCCACGCCGCAGCATACGAACAAGGTTTAATTaattcttcctctctctctttttcaagCTACTGTACAGAAGATCATACTGTATTGTTTTACGGtcaaaaacatatttatatCTTTCACTTGATAATTCAGTAAGTGTAGATACGTTTGTTTGATGCGTGCTAGGCGGATTCGATAAATTGAAGAGCAAATCAATATCGTGTGAGAATAAGCGGCTTAGAGTTTTTCGATCCGACCCTTTTGATTACCAAAGTATCGTGGAAGCTATGAAGGGGTGCTCGGGGCTATTTTATACGTTTGAGCCTCCGCAAGATCAGCCTAGCTATGATGTAAGTATTTTTTGTTTGCTCATGTAcgtattttttaattattaaatttttctgCACCTTCCCTAAAAGtgctatttgaaaaaaaaaaaaaatagtaatgacatttttataattatagaaCTGGGCTCGTAGATAAGATTAGTAAACATGTTTCTAGATAAGATTAGTTTTAGTCACTGGAgtagaaatttataaattgaataaGATTGTTTAAATTATTAGTCTTGATAGTTTTAGTATAGTTGGAGTCTTGgagatatattttatttaattttagatgtATTATTTAAGTTACAAATTACATATATAGATGCTGAGAACTTCGAATGGGTGTGAAGACAGAACAAGCACGATCCGAAAAACAATCACCCGGTCGTAGAATTCACCATGTGAAACTCGAGCACACTCAACAGTACTGCGTAGAATCCACCTATGCAATAGTCTAGCAATAGTAATCTTTTCTCACAATAAAGTACCCATCTaggtagtaaaataaaaagaaatcatTCTTCTTAGAGAAAAGTAGAAAACTCaactcaaacttttttttttattataaaattattacatatatatatatatatagagagagagagagagagagagagaaagagagagagtccagctttGATacgtacttttaaaagcaccagcacttgtgcttataagtttttcaCGATTAGAGCTATCCCTTTGACcaattccatattttagattaattatactattccaccaaccactcactcaactgTAGTGGACTACTATATTTTAACCTTACAAATCTTTATCCAAAGGCCGACAAATACtgataacttgatatttttaaaagcataagagtTCAATTCTAATTATACACGCTCTCAAAATagctttcaacttttttatgCAATAACTCATTCataacttttataaaaaaattaaaagacatTTTTAGAAATTCTAAAAACGCACACTCTCAAAGCATCTTTCAATTTCTCTATGCATTAAttcattcataattttaaaaaaaaactaaaagaccttttagaatattaaaaaacgattttagaaatattaagacacatattatttttaatcatcATAATTCTttctttagaaaataaaaagactTACAGAAGAACTAAAGGAATCAgcaattattaataattaaatattttattcatccATCTTAAGAATGGTGTCAGATATTGACATATAAAAGTTATCTAATTTAGATATATTACTTAATTAGAAAATAGGTAgatagtatacatatatattatatatatatatatattatattatactgaGATATATAGAAGGTATGATATGCCAACTCATCttagtaaaattttcaaatcaaatttgtttaatttttaaaccttatttaaaagtataaaaaagaatagaataaaaattgacAGATTTTTAGTTAAGGGCATAATCGAGTCAGAGGATTTTGTAATATAGCCTAGTgtcgaatataaaatatagtttaaatatcggagaaaaataattatttcaatattatttaatatggcATCAGAGTAGGTGGTTCAAAAGGCATAAGTTAGTTTAATTCAGATTCGGCAAATAATTCGGTACCGGTAAATAATTCGGATAaatcgtcttctaatttttaaatatcgtttaaaaatacggctaaaaattGGATTCATCAATTATTCGGCAACGTGATTTATCGGTATTATAGTTTACGCAATTAAAAATTGCGGGACAAAAATtcgctattaaattaaatttgtttttttctcaatttttatctgctattagtataaatattcgatattttaaaaatatatagaaaaataactataaaattaagctaatttaagtaaaattgggaagagtttttttttttttttttgggctctTCCGGCGAGTGTTtggaaaggtttttttttttttttttttcgtatttagACTGTTCGGCATTTTGGCGATGCGGGCCCGCCGCGCAGCGGTCGGCAAGGACAGTAGGCATTGCGCGGCGGTAATGACGCCGCGTGCGTGATGTGCGCGGGATGCGTAGCTTGCGGAGCAGGCTGCGGGCATACGCGCGGGCGGTCGGGCAGGCGCTCTGGTAAGCTGTCCGATTTTgggcgaataattcggctgACCGCGTATTATACGCGtacatttttttaatcaaaaattcgtttttttccaaatttttcgCAAAAATTACGAATTCGAGCGTTAAATTCATTTTCAAAATTCGCTAGGAATAATTCAgacaataattcgcgaattaactaacatagTTCATAAAGTTGGAAGGTTTTGCCAGgataactttattttaattttctccatTTGAATCAAACCAATCTTTTTAGTCcattaaaaaaatcttaaacccaaacattttaaacaaaaattaaatatagatattaaaaatatagttcTCTActgttttttgagagataggtagcacgccacccgcttcgtttatttcatttagaaataaacttagctggaaatgtgaatcaactagaattcaaacttgggtctcgcgtagcaaccaccaagccctttgccacttattcTAGGAATGGCCGGTAGTTCTCTACTGTTTACCCACATAATTTAATAGCTAGTAAACATACACAATAgatttagataaataaatacatgaattggaaatcaaaataagaGATCTCATTATTTTGGGGGCTTTGTGGGCCCAcatgctttttttaaaaattgaggaTTAATTGCATCATTAGTACCAACCTTTGCaccaattttattttagtccccaatttttttttttggcaatcaaATTCTCACTTATTCTTGATTTCTTTATGATTACGTCCCAACTGTTAAAAAaggtattaaaaataaaataacgaaATTACCATATTGGGCAAGAGGTATTAAAAATAACGAAATTACCATATTAGTGCCCACTTGGCTTTCTTTTGTATGTCAGTTTTGATTCCTATACTttgcatctttttttattttattcctcaaaaataaaaataaaaatttttgaatttaaatttaaaattactattaaaattacaaatttaaactaactagaaattagaattttgaatttgaatttaaagcttGAATTtgacttgaaatttaaattttaaacttgaattttaaattgaatcttacttttgattttgatatttgaatttgcatttaaaatttgagtttttccTTATTTTGGTGGTACACTGTTCTCAAAGAAGGTCTCCCTTCATTTTGGGGGTTTGGGGATCTACgtataatttttcaaaagatTAATTGCACATTGGCCTCAACATttccacttttttttattttggtccttaacacctaattttgtatttttttcactttaatctcaaaaaaataaaaattcaaaattttgaatttaaattcagaattaatcttcaaattaaaatctttatttatctatctatctataatctataaataaaatatataaaagaaaatttagaaatcaaatactttattagttgtatCTTCAGTGATAAAAGTTAACGAGGCCTTTCTTTTATCGTCAGCAATGACAGTGAGGATCGATGCTACCATCAATGCTAACAAAAATAGTGCTTTcacttcaatttaatttttttttttataaatttaatttaccctgaagataataaaaaaatattatatatttttatattattacaatgagattttcttttattttaaactgatttatttattttaattatttggtttaaatattttaataaaaaaaaatttttaaatatttttaatttggagagagagagagagagagagagagagagagagagaggatgaatATGTGTTGAGTTGGACTAATTAATGGGACAGTTATTCTATGTTCTTTTCGGAAGTACCTACATTGCCAgaacctatatatattatatgaattAAATTCCCGCACATGCATGGCCTTACAACACGACAGCTAGACCTTCCACTCACAAAGTGACACGCGGCGGGTGGTGCGTTGCAGGAATTcatggtggaggtggaggtgcgGGCGGCGCACAACGTCCTGGAAGCGTGCGCGCGGACGGAGACGATGGAGAGGGTGGTGTTCACGTCGTCCGTGACGGCTGTCGTCTGGAAGGGGACGGAGGAGAGCCGCCAACTGACGCCCGCGACGCCGGAGGAGGTCGACGAGAGGGACTGGAGCGAGCCCAACTTCTGCCGAAAATTCAAggtaacaaaaataataattaatggtTGCTACGTACGTACTCTTATTACTAgtcattaattattattattaattaaattaccAGTGAAGACCCGGccgtatataaatatattttaataacaaattttttttacattttttatatcgtTTTATATAGTTCTaattgttaattaaaaaaaggaaaacttcaaacccctatagtttcgcactttttcattttaatacgctgtagtttaaagcgtatcaagttagtactgtatggtttcgcactttctcattttagtaccctgtcgtttaaagtgtatcaagttagtactttgtggttttatttttgtatcaagttagtaccctgtggtttttaaaccacaggatactaaagtgagaaagtgcgaaaccacattatactaaagtgagaaaatgcgaaaccacagagtactaaattgatacattttaaaccacagggtactaaagtaaaaaaagtacaaaaccacagggtactaacttgacacactttaaaccacagggtactaaagtgagaaaaagtgaaaccacgaggggggtatttgaagttttcccttaaaaaagttatataacagtaatttaataattatatctatttaaataaaaatgataaaaattgattcatGTGCAACgtatgtaaaattatataacaacttaggattaatttcatacagctccctacaaacatagtgaatgacaaatatattcatacaaaattcaacttttatatgttgtccatACAAAAGTCtggtattttcaaatatgtctctgtcgttagaattcgttagaaaaatttagttaaccataagttaaatattttacccTGATTAGtctttgatatttttatccctcttatatatattatattgttatgcCTTTTGgatggatatatttgtaatggcaaaattgaaaaaatataaataattctttaATAATTCTCTAACGGTGACAAACCAGAGTAacacatttgaaaatattagaacttttgtaagaacaacatatgaaaattgaagTCTGTAGGggtatatttgtcatttactatgtttgcagggacatgtatgaaattaacccaacaacttattagtaatttaaattatttagcaattaaattattttataaaaatttatgtgaaaaagatttaagataaatctatcaaaataattttaaaaaagcaataaatagaagagaaataaaatagtagaaaaaatgattaataaaattaattaattttatgtatatatatgcacacaAAGAAAcacctctctcttttttggtATAGAGCCAAAAACCTTAGTCTATTGGACTTAAATCACCATATATAGATCGTTACAATCTCCGACTCCTTCAATGCTTAGACCTTAGAATCCCTCAAACCTCTAGACAAAATCTTTTTGAATATATGAATAGTAGAATAAACTGTAATTTTGATAGTAATTTACACAGCTTACACACAAATCATAGACAATTAAATCTAGCTCATTGTAGATCTCATTATAAATTTTGGAACGAAATTTAAGATCTTAGAAAAACAATAATATCATTTGAACAACCAGGAAGGAAATAGTTACGTTTACTTACTAGATTTTCtgaaaatttagattatattaaaaatctaaatttagatatagaaagaaaatttgtgacattaaatagaaatataaaCCCACATCTCACACCTTTGGATTTGAAAAACCAATTTAGTAAACTTGAAAAGGATATTCAAGATTGTCTTGTAAGATTAGCTGAGCTTAAAAAACTAGCACTTCGAATATATCTGATAGAAATTATCAAGAAGCATTAagaaaagtttttatttttcacaaaaatCCGGTAGGATTTTCTAGTCACCAAATCAGTTCCAATACAAAACAAATTATACGAAAACAAAATAACATAATGCTAactcttttattaaatttacataaaaagtgtgatttttaaggctaaattatataaaatcccTGTCAATACCCggtttttcacttttctccctGTCATTTTAAAACCTAAACTTtacccccttataaaataaaaaatatttatatgggTACaatgtgaactgtgatgacaaaatgaccaatttgCCCCTCACCATCTCATCCGTCGCCTCTTCTCTTCCATTTTTCGCGCATCGATCGGCGACAGTTCGTCTCTATTTTCTTCTCTACCCGTTCCCCTTCTCTTCTTGCATCCTCGTCGCCTCACTATTTTGGCGACAGTACGGAGGAAATCGAGGTAGGCgtggatggagaggtaggcaagagcaagggcgagggcgaaggctaggcggcggaggagggtgagggggtgtttgtgggcgcgAACAGaaatgtgggcgagggcgaggcagcaAAGGAGGGCGAGGCAGcgaggtggaggagggtgaggcagagactgagggtatttttggtataaaaaaatatataataatatttataaacgaaaccctaacgaAGCAGTAACGACAGGaggtgaagtgaacattttttattttacaagaagacgaagtatagatttttaaatgacggaaaaaaataaaaaaacgagtattgatagaaaaattttctgtaatttacccattttttaatttcatcaGTCCAACAACAATCCACACAACCTTCAAACAAAGTTATAATTGACAAAATAACTAAACAATTTAGTGCACTTAATCTTGGAGACAAACTTCCTGTCAAACGTAAAGAACAACCAAAATGGACCTTTCTTCACGTCACTCCCAAACCTTGATAGAACCGTCAACTAGGAGACCtgcaaatataatatttttttgtgaaaagcCCTTTGGACCAAGTTTCCCTCTCTAATTTCAAATCagtgttaaaattttataagaaactaAGATCGTACATTCTGCCATAATTTCAATTTCTATACCCGATTTGTAGGCGATAATCTTTGCTCGTGGTTTGTCCTTGTTCGTGATCTGCAAGAGAGCaggacgtttcgagtctaattcccttatccccggAGTGGAGCAGTCACAGAAAATTGGAATAGGGTTAGACCGGAACTTCTGTCTgtcacatatttatatataataacttgATGAAAACATGTTAAGTCATGTCCATCCATCAAGAACATGTCCAGATATATTATAACCGTTCGATCTACTATATCTTTATAGATTGAGCTTAATAGACCGATGTATGCTCTGATTCACGTTCCCAGTTCGCGATAGACGCCCGCGTAGTATATAAGAAATTCTTCCTATATGCGAATGTGATAGTTGTACTTTAATAGATAGGCAACTATAAGAAGTATAGAGTGCTAAACTGAAACAACCGGCTGCGAGGCAAACACAACAATacacaatacatatatatatatatataatttcatatgttacatattgtacatgtacatatgtacatatgtacattGTAACATTATGTacatataaatatgtatgtacatatatatacttatatatgtaACTAttacattatacatatatatacatataatatatatatatataattattatattatacataattatattatatagataagtatatatatagttacataattaatttattaatacatACAATATGTTATAGATATATAAGTAaagtaatttatatatatatataatatatatatatttatatatatgtatgtacatatattatattatatatatatatatatatatattattaatatatataatattatgatacatcatatatattatatgtatatagtactatatattattactactatatatatatgtacagtaTGTAcatagttatattatatattatatgtactatgtactgtatatatgtatggatatatattatatgtaatatgtaatatagtatatttatatgATATGTAGCATATGTACATATGACATGGTAATATGtaacatatgtacatataaatattatattaatatatatatatataagtgtacaTTTATACATAttactatataaatattaaatgtacatataacatatatacctacatataatatatatgtattatatataacatatatacatacatttaatatattatatatatatatatatatatatatatatatatatataattacacataaatatatatatcatatagtaTATACATAGTTGTATGTATGATACATAGGCATAATGATCtgtttacatacatatatatatcatacatatatatattatatataatacataataatatatataatatatatatactatgttatgtatatatataataatagttatattGTATGTACAtactaatatatgtatgtatataagtATACATATGATATGTTATTActaatatgtatgtatatatatacatactatgattatatgtatgtttaatacatatgtatgtaatatacatacatagtattatgtatatatatatgtattatatatatgtatgtatgttatatatatttatatatatgttgtagtatatattatgtatgtatatacatatgtagtAATATCATACATTAcgtaatgtatatatatatgatattatctGTATgtatgtactatatatatatatatattattatatatatgggtatatatatatattatataatatatatgtatgtatatattatatatgtatattatgtatataatataaataatatgatagtatatatatgatatgaaaCACCACGAGTCGGCTGAATGATATCGATAGCAATGGGACTTGGTTTGATTATAGAgtttttactgttagatttatACCCTTGTTATTTTACCGTGTAGATTATAATTAACAACTACAACCTACCCTTAGAGGGCCAATTATCACTAAgcacatttctcaattcaaGCGATAAAAACTATGATAGCACAATGACTTGGGTGCCGTTTGAATAGTATTCCAGctagtaatattatatatataatattatatattatatatatatatatatatatatatatatatatatatagttgagccggaatactatcggtagcaaacgcgctccgttgccacccatttgttttcgatgatggagccttcaaatcgacgatcggcaccgttgaaaatgatctatactacttgaagtatctaaaatcgaatttcatacttttccgatattgttttcttgtccatcaagtgggcgtaaaaatgaatggctgaaaatgaatatcctctaaaaagtgatgatagaaattttgtaatgatgatcgagagtatagatcttgttctaaatagtttaaagaattttctaatcaaaattcaattgatttggatagctttacaccatTAATCGAGAAAACCCCttatatcaatcattaaaattactaattttgaaaccatttgatcattaggtaaatgatatcgaaaagatttgaaatttgatttctagatacttcaagtgatatagatcatgttcaacggtgccgatcgtcgatttgaaagctccatcatcgaaaacaaatgggtggcaacagagtccgtttgctaccgatagcattccagctcaactctctctctctatatatatatagagttggactgggctactattagtagcaaaattccattattgctaccagttttttagcctttggatcaactattttcattatttttaaccattggattaaatactataacccaatgcggaccactcaaccctaggaggaccagtcaactctaaccgactaatatcatcctgcccctacaatttttcatccaagtgttaaaaacttgatagcaaaaagagcgttttactattaatagtattccagcctaattcatatatatatatatatatatatatatagagagagagagttatgctGGTATACTAtttgtagcacggaggcctccgtgctaccaaattattttcaataatacaGCTTCCAAATCTACGATCGACtatgttagacttgatctgcactattaaaagtatttggaaactaaattttataatttttcgacattatttggctagtaatcaaaagatctcaaaatctgatgaaatttttatagaaaattcgtTTCACTATTTACAGTAAGATGAGCacatctgatcttaaattcaagtcttttatcctcattttttatgagatttttattttcagtcgttcatttagactactcgtttggtaggaaaatgatgccaaaaagtttatgaaatttagtttccaaatactttcaatagtatagataaagtctaacggagccggtcgtcgatttggaagtcgcatcattgaaaacaacttggtagcacggaagcctctgtgctaccgatagtataccagcctaactctctctctctctctctctctctctctctctctctctctatatatatatatatatatatatatatatatatatatatatatatacatatatatacatatatatacatatatacatatatatacatatatatacatatatacatatatatacatatNGACTACTCGTTTGGTAGgaaaatgatgccgaaaaatttatgaaatttagtttccaaatactttcaatagtatagataaagtctaacggagccggtcgtcgatttggaagtcgcatcattgaaaacaacttggtagcacggaagcttctgtgctaccgatagtataccagcctagctctctctctctctctctctctctctctctctccatatataaatatatataaggcccactgtacatacaagttTCCAAAATACAACCCTGACCATTCAACATTCAGGACATATCTACCTCTTGGAGAGTAAAACTAATACAATTGTATGTACAAAGCAACATCCAAAACTATCTCTGGTAGGGGTACTCCTCTAGTAAGGTGACCGGGGTAGGTAGgaatctagctcgcgacttccttacctcgatcagaagcagcagcagcaaccaacggctctgcaaaaagaaTTGGCAACAAGGAATgtaagaactactgcaaaacagagtagtcaTCAGTAGATACCATCACCGACCCCgacggcctacccactaagtctacagtacgAGTAATAAATTGATAGGTaaaagaatagtaaaataagctggaagaaactctacagctaaatgccactatactattgCTATTCATACCATGCTCTTTGTAGACATATagatgcatcactagctacaaaTAAGCCACAACTGATTCAATCTAAAGGGACCGCCAACTGGCCAGTCTAGACTGCCCCCAAATTACACCGCACACCACCTACGGGGATGGccggtccaagaaaactgccCAAACGGGACTGCTACTACATTAACGCAAAAAAGCCTCACTCTGGAGCGGCACTCGAGGGAGCTACCCATCCAAGCATGCAAACGCGtctttgtcgagctcaatca
It encodes the following:
- the LOC109715643 gene encoding cinnamoyl-CoA reductase-like SNL6 yields the protein MAPACNTKAVCVMDTSAHFGSTLVERLLRRGYTVHAAAYEQGGFDKLKSKSISCENKRLRVFRSDPFDYQSIVEAMKGCSGLFYTFEPPQDQPSYDEFMVEVEVRAAHNVLEACARTETMERVVFTSSVTAVVWKGTEESRQLTPATPEEVDERDWSEPNFCRKFKLWHALAKTLSEKTAWALAMDRGVDMVSVNAGLVVDPMLSADNPYLKGAVEMYDDGVLVTVAIDFLADAHIAVYESPSAYGRYLCFDRSICRPEDTIKLAQMLSPTAASNPSPSDELRVIQKRIQNKKLSKVMVQFGSGRHMDLE